The proteins below come from a single Epinephelus moara isolate mb chromosome 19, YSFRI_EMoa_1.0, whole genome shotgun sequence genomic window:
- the znhit2 gene encoding zinc finger HIT domain-containing protein 2 gives MNPAIRRRLPQSVRSLLTDIGPKEEWTDTEPDTVTRDGILLPSRGAASGQEELLTPARTQEEEATVDVSNARGRAVCMLCKSKPSCYTCPRCNLHYCGLACYQSPDHRVCSEEFYKESVLQELKDMGKTESEGTKKMQEILVGLRQKAERTDGGMESLLKDAGIVSEDMDEGEGDTAEKVQVVELLSRLAELQQSGEGSAAEVEAILRKLEEIGGGELLHGDIDEGAEGAEGELDLAERLSGMDIDKLSEEELWEVLNSTEKEKFIGLMKGGALGGLVPLWKPWWEEHEEGGRALVEVLEEEVSKMERENAKTMHEQNADNKVKTSQEVVQNQEKSATKQKKSKGGNRKETNKGKGSSTVPSVPPISAKIPKLSSLCANPSPLICYGLVNALFAYTFTLCLFNSDTDSFMFELCDMILALSEALSSNRVFSSAQEALDCGETLILNGGYLDKDDPLAPDRAVEAVIHIMTGRDRKDATGYCLAALSQLRSVLSQARTALSKEGDEGARRHKYFLASKKCEFFQAWVLDNEHGIRRLAIELWNEHSKRESLRSNMEKAKTVVEQSLKKGKSKGKSKLIEELN, from the coding sequence ATGAATCCAGCAATTAGACGGAGACTTCCTCAGTCTGTGAGGAGCCTTCTGACAGACATCGGTCCAAAGGAAGAGTGGACTGACACAGAGCCCGACACAGTGACCAGAGATGGGATCCTGCTCCCCTCCAGAGGAGCTGCCTCTGGACAAGAGGAGCTTCTCACACCAGCCAGGACACAAGAGGAAGAggctacagtagatgtcagtaaCGCCAGAGGGAGGGCAGTCTGCATGTTGTGTAAAAGCAAGCCCTCATGTTACACCTGCCCTCGTTGTAACCTGCATTACTGTGGCTTGGCTTGCTACCAGAGCCCAGATCACCGTGTGTGCTCCGAGGAGTTTTACAAGGAGTCAGTTCTGCAGGAGCTGAAGGATATGGGGAAAACTGAAAGTGAAGGGACAAAGAAAATGCAGGAGATTCTTGTGGGACTCAGACAAAAGGCGGAAAGGACAGATGGGGGGATGGAAAGTTTGTTAAAAGATGCTGGTATTGTGTCAGAAGACATGGATGAAGGGGAAGGAGACACAGCAGAGAAAGTGCAGGTTGTGGAGCTCCTGTCCAGGTTAGCGGAGCTTCAACAGTCTGGAGAAGGGAGTGCAGCTGAGGTCGAAGCTATTTTGAGGAAACTTGAAGAAATCGGAGGAGGGGAGCTGCTGCATGGAGACATAGATGAGGGCGCTGAAGGTGCAGAAGGGGAGCTGGACTTGGCTGAGAGGCTCTCAGGGATGGATATTGACAAACTTTCAGAAGAGGAGCTGTGGGAAGTTCTCAACAgtacagagaaagagaagttTATTGGTCTGATGAAGGGGGGCGCTCTCGGTGGGCTGGTTCCCTTGTGGAAGCCGTGGTGGGAGGAGCATGAAGAGGGAGGCAGAGCACTGGTGGAGGTGCTCGAGGAGGAAGTGAGCAAAATGGAGAGGGAAAATGCCAAAACTATGCATGAACAGAATGCTGATAATAAAGTCAAGACATCACAAGAAGTGGTTCAGAATCAGGAGAAATCAGCTACAAAGCAGAAAAAGTCCAAAGGAGGAAAcagaaaggaaacaaacaaaggaaaggGAAGTTCAACAGTTCCCAGCGTTCCTCCAATTTCTGCAAAAATCCCAAAGCTGAGTTCCTTATGTGCAAATCCATCTCCCCTTATATGCTATGGTTTGGTCAATGCACTTTTTGCTTACACTTTCACCCTGTGCCTGTTTAACAGTGACACTGATTCATTCATGTTTGAGCTCTGTGACATGATTCTTGCTCTGTCTGAGGCGCTGAGCTCAAACAGGGTGTTCAGCTCTGCCCAAGAGGCCTTAGACTGTGGAGAGACTCTCATTTTGAATGGAGGTTACCTCGACAAGGATGATCCTCTTGCCCCAGACAGGGCGGTGGAAGCCGTGATTCATATCATGACCGGCAGAGACAGAAAGGACGCCACAGGATACTGCCTGGCAGCTTTGAGTCAGCTTCGCTCGGTGCTCTCTCAGGCCAGAACAGCCTTGTCTAAAGAGGGAGATGAAGGGGCAAGGAGACACAAGTACTTCCTGGCAAGCAAGAAGTGTGAATTCTTTCAAGCCTGGGTGTTGGACAATGAACACGGGATTCGTAGACTAGCTATTGAGTTGTGGAATGAGCACAGTAAAAGAGAGAGTTTAAGGAGCAACATGGAGAAAGCAAAGACTGTAGTTGAGCAGAGCTTGAAGAAAGGGAAGAGCAAAGGGAAGAGTAAGTTAATAGAAGAACTGAACTGA